A genomic segment from uncultured Desulfuromonas sp. encodes:
- a CDS encoding CGGC domain-containing protein, with the protein MTDTSKDYLVVVQCHLVKERCSGFHCEKAFHDRRGGFAVYEHHQPLRLLTMTCGGCCGRSLQRKLINLLHLSHKKEQLERSRIRVHLSTCITKASHHGPICPHLDYLKELISRLDLDIVEDTWISNTAQQRRLEGVYPS; encoded by the coding sequence ATGACAGACACATCAAAAGATTACCTGGTCGTCGTCCAATGCCATCTGGTCAAAGAGCGCTGTTCAGGGTTTCACTGTGAAAAAGCCTTTCATGACCGCCGTGGAGGCTTTGCTGTATATGAGCACCATCAACCTCTGCGGTTATTGACCATGACCTGTGGCGGCTGCTGTGGTCGATCCTTACAACGCAAGCTGATCAATCTGCTACACTTGAGTCATAAAAAAGAGCAGCTGGAGAGGTCACGAATCAGGGTTCATTTATCCACCTGTATCACCAAAGCCAGTCACCATGGCCCGATCTGCCCCCATTTGGACTATCTGAAGGAGTTAATTTCCCGGCTGGACCTCGACATTGTTGAGGATACGTGGATCAGCAACACAGCACAGCAACGCCGTCTGGAGGGCGTCTACCCGAGCTGA
- a CDS encoding 4Fe-4S binding protein encodes MAYLINEEECISCGACEPVCPVSCISVTEEDKRRIDGERCIDCGACADVCPVACIDSE; translated from the coding sequence ATGGCTTACTTGATTAACGAAGAAGAGTGTATCAGTTGTGGTGCCTGCGAGCCGGTTTGCCCGGTGTCTTGCATCTCGGTCACTGAAGAGGATAAGCGTCGTATTGATGGCGAGCGCTGCATCGATTGTGGTGCCTGTGCAGACGTCTGCCCAGTCGCCTGTATTGACAGTGAATAA